Proteins co-encoded in one Haladaptatus sp. ZSTT2 genomic window:
- the thsB gene encoding thermosome subunit beta, with the protein MSQRMQGQPMIILGEDSQRMKDRDAQAHNIRAARAVADAVRSTLGPKGMDKMLVDSMGDVTITNDGVTILKEMDINNPTAEMIIEVAETQEDEAGDGTTTAVAVTGELLKNAEDLLEQDIHPTAIIKGFHLASQQARKEIDDIADRIDTDDEQLLRKVAETSMTGKGAELNKDVLSQIIVDAVRQVTVVNDEGENVVDLDFINIETQTGRAAGESELLVGGAIDKDPVHDSMPKEVADANVLLLKEAIEIEEANVDTEVSITDPSQLQQFIDNEEAQLKKKVEQIKDVGANVVFCQKGIDDLAQHYLAKEGILAVRRTKKSDIEFLKEVLGGSIVSDLDSVEEADLGHGSIRRDEEDELFYVEGEGEAHGVTLLLRGSTKHVVDELERGITDALDVVAQTVSDGRVLAGGGAIEVELASRLREYADSVSGREQLAVEAFADALELVPRVLAENAGLDSIDTLVDLRSAHEAGEKRAGLNVFSGEIEDTFEAGIVEPAHAKEQAISSATEAANLVLKIDDIIAAGDLSTNKGGDEEMPPGGGMGGGMGGMGGMGGMM; encoded by the coding sequence ATGAGTCAGCGAATGCAGGGTCAGCCGATGATCATTCTCGGCGAAGATTCCCAGCGCATGAAGGACCGCGACGCACAGGCACACAACATCCGCGCAGCCCGCGCAGTTGCTGACGCAGTACGCTCCACACTCGGCCCGAAAGGGATGGACAAAATGCTCGTCGACTCGATGGGCGACGTCACCATCACGAACGACGGCGTGACCATCCTCAAAGAGATGGACATCAACAACCCGACGGCCGAGATGATTATTGAGGTCGCAGAGACCCAAGAAGACGAGGCAGGAGACGGCACGACGACCGCCGTCGCCGTCACGGGTGAACTCCTCAAGAACGCAGAGGACCTCTTAGAGCAGGACATCCACCCAACGGCCATCATCAAGGGCTTCCACCTCGCAAGCCAGCAGGCACGCAAGGAAATCGACGACATCGCAGACCGCATCGACACTGACGACGAACAGCTCCTCCGAAAGGTCGCAGAGACCTCCATGACCGGCAAGGGCGCAGAACTCAACAAGGACGTCCTCAGCCAGATCATCGTCGACGCCGTCCGTCAGGTCACGGTCGTAAACGACGAAGGCGAGAACGTCGTCGACCTCGACTTCATCAACATCGAGACCCAGACCGGCCGCGCAGCAGGCGAGTCCGAACTCCTCGTCGGTGGCGCAATCGACAAAGACCCTGTCCACGACTCGATGCCGAAAGAAGTCGCTGACGCGAACGTACTTCTCCTCAAGGAAGCCATCGAAATCGAAGAGGCCAACGTCGACACCGAGGTCTCCATCACCGACCCATCGCAGCTGCAGCAGTTCATCGACAACGAAGAAGCCCAGCTGAAAAAGAAGGTCGAGCAGATCAAGGACGTCGGCGCGAACGTCGTCTTCTGTCAGAAGGGCATCGACGACCTCGCCCAGCACTACCTCGCAAAGGAAGGCATCCTCGCTGTCCGCCGGACGAAGAAGTCCGACATCGAGTTCCTCAAGGAAGTGCTCGGCGGCTCCATCGTCTCCGACTTAGACAGCGTCGAGGAAGCAGACCTCGGCCACGGCTCCATCCGCCGTGACGAAGAAGACGAACTGTTCTACGTCGAAGGCGAGGGCGAGGCCCACGGCGTCACCCTCCTCCTTCGTGGCTCCACGAAACACGTCGTTGACGAACTCGAACGCGGCATCACCGACGCACTGGACGTCGTCGCACAGACCGTCTCCGACGGCCGCGTCCTCGCCGGTGGCGGCGCAATCGAAGTCGAACTCGCCTCCCGGCTCCGCGAGTACGCAGACTCCGTCAGCGGCCGCGAGCAGCTCGCTGTCGAAGCGTTCGCAGACGCACTCGAACTCGTGCCACGCGTCCTCGCAGAGAACGCTGGTCTCGACTCCATCGACACGCTCGTCGACCTTCGTTCAGCCCACGAAGCCGGCGAGAAGCGCGCTGGCCTGAACGTCTTCTCCGGCGAAATCGAAGACACCTTCGAGGCAGGAATCGTCGAGCCAGCCCACGCGAAAGAGCAGGCAATCTCCAGTGCCACCGAGGCCGCGAACCTCGTCCTCAAAATTGACGACATCATCGCCGCTGGTGACCTCTCCACCAACAAGGGCGGCGACGAGGAGATGCCACCTGGCGGCGGTATGGGTGGCGGTATGGGCGGTATGGGCGGCATGGGCGGCATGATGTAA
- a CDS encoding ornithine cyclodeaminase family protein gives MDTLLLNREAVDENTQMPELIQAIEDAFAAYERGDAQMPAKSYIDLPQYNGDFRSMPAYIDAGDWDAAGIKWVNVHPDNRDKFGLPTVMGTMVYSDPENAFPLAIMDGTELTMKRTGAAAAVATDHLAIEDATSMGLVGAGVQSYTQLEAISQIRDIETVVISDLDEEAVAAFIDAFDDRFDVRAGSIEEAAQCDILSTVTPVESPIVSREAVGEHTHINAMGADAEGKHELADEILLDAKLVIDDYDQTTHSGEINVPFHEGVLTDEDIYGQIGEIVVGKIEGRTEEDGLTVFDSTGLAIQDVAAAHVVYEHADENDNGYPFDLIGTALH, from the coding sequence ATGGACACGTTACTCCTCAATCGGGAGGCCGTAGACGAGAACACGCAGATGCCTGAACTCATCCAGGCAATCGAGGACGCCTTCGCCGCCTACGAGCGCGGCGACGCCCAGATGCCCGCGAAATCCTACATCGACCTGCCACAGTACAACGGCGACTTTCGGTCGATGCCCGCCTACATCGACGCGGGCGACTGGGACGCCGCGGGCATCAAGTGGGTGAACGTCCACCCCGACAACCGCGACAAGTTCGGCCTCCCAACCGTGATGGGGACGATGGTCTACTCTGACCCGGAAAACGCCTTCCCGCTCGCCATCATGGACGGGACGGAACTCACGATGAAGCGCACTGGTGCGGCCGCCGCCGTCGCCACCGACCACCTCGCCATCGAAGACGCCACCTCCATGGGTCTCGTCGGCGCGGGCGTCCAGTCCTACACGCAACTCGAAGCTATCAGCCAGATTCGCGACATCGAAACCGTCGTCATCTCCGACTTAGACGAGGAGGCCGTCGCCGCCTTCATCGATGCCTTCGACGACCGCTTCGACGTGCGCGCAGGCTCCATCGAGGAGGCCGCCCAGTGTGACATCCTTTCGACTGTCACGCCGGTCGAATCCCCAATCGTTTCCCGGGAGGCCGTTGGCGAACACACCCACATCAACGCGATGGGCGCAGACGCGGAGGGCAAACACGAACTCGCAGACGAGATTCTTCTCGACGCAAAGCTCGTCATCGACGACTACGACCAGACGACCCACTCGGGCGAAATCAACGTCCCGTTCCACGAAGGCGTCCTCACAGACGAGGACATCTACGGGCAGATTGGCGAAATTGTCGTCGGCAAAATCGAGGGTCGCACCGAAGAAGACGGCCTCACCGTCTTCGACTCAACCGGCCTCGCAATTCAGGACGTTGCCGCCGCTCACGTCGTCTACGAACACGCAGACGAAAACGACAACGGCTATCCGTTCGACCTCATCGGCACCGCACTCCACTAA
- a CDS encoding DUF7535 family protein, whose product MSESEIATTDESGLTGDLKEVYRTVKPEMGMHGNTEMSLLGLIWFGLLVVLLIPLAPFIALVWAIGYVRERMLSEEEVNVHVRDQIRARERVRKGRTG is encoded by the coding sequence ATGAGCGAGAGCGAGATTGCCACCACAGACGAATCGGGGCTTACCGGCGACCTGAAAGAGGTGTACCGAACGGTCAAACCAGAGATGGGGATGCACGGCAACACCGAGATGAGCCTGCTTGGGCTCATCTGGTTCGGCCTGCTCGTCGTGTTGCTCATCCCGCTTGCGCCGTTTATCGCGCTCGTCTGGGCGATTGGCTACGTGCGCGAGCGGATGCTGTCTGAAGAAGAAGTGAACGTCCACGTCCGCGACCAGATTCGAGCGCGCGAGCGCGTTCGAAAAGGACGCACTGGGTAG
- the leuS gene encoding leucine--tRNA ligase, whose amino-acid sequence MDYDPRAVEGKWREQWAEEGLYEATPDDREEATFITVAYPYPSGGMHIGHARTYTVPDVYARYRRQQGDNVLFPLGWHVTGTPIIGAVERLKKGEEKQLSVLRDTYNVPEETLSDLETPMGFARYFIEEHYKKNMKALGLSIDWRREFTTNDERYSKFITWQYETLRERGLLEKGLHPVKFCTNEQNPVTTHDLLEGETAEFQEYTLVKFRDGDTVLPMATLRPETVHGVTNAYVQPDGEYRRATVDGEEWIVSVEAVEKLRLQERDVEVTEELTGEALIGTFVTNPVTDEEVLILPADFVDTDNATGVVMSVPAHSPDDWVALAEAKADTARMEAFGIDPADVKAIEPRAILTVEGYGEFPAKDAVEEHEITSSDDPALEKATKEVYNREFHAGKLSDMYGEYAGEIVEHVRDDLKAHYQSQGAFDAMYEFSEEVICRCGGVVEVAKQDTWFLRYNDEDWKQKTKEAIADLDAIPENTREQYLHTVDWLNEWPCIRNYGLGTRLPWDTDFVIEPLSDSTIYMAYYTIAHRIQDVPPEELTREFFDTLLLGEGDNKKALNLREEWDYWYPVDYRCSGNDLISNHLTFYLFHHAELFEKPNQPKGITIMGMGLLEGDKMSSSKGHVVLPAEAIEEYGADTVRLFLLNSAEPWQDYDWRAEQVESTRNQLDRFWMRAQALIDGDEGEKDLKHIDRWLLAKLQDTVETTTEALDRFETRTASQAAFYSFEENLRWYRRRANLERPGATWTLRKVLETRLRLLAPIVPFVTNELHEQLTGKSVEESPWPKVESEFVRTETEVREQLITRLTDDIQDIVNVTDSNPETIRIYTAADWKYTVFDEVVETGTNIGQVMGKVMQHESLREKGNQVNDLVQSLVDVVRGRDDDVLAAMAELDEFEVYEDAARFFSAEFDANIEIYREGEDAVDPADKARHAEPFRPAIHLE is encoded by the coding sequence ATGGATTACGACCCCCGCGCAGTCGAGGGGAAGTGGCGCGAGCAGTGGGCCGAGGAGGGCCTGTACGAAGCCACCCCCGACGACCGAGAGGAGGCGACGTTCATCACGGTTGCGTATCCGTATCCGAGCGGCGGGATGCACATCGGGCACGCCCGGACGTACACCGTCCCGGACGTGTACGCCCGCTATCGCCGCCAACAGGGCGACAACGTGCTGTTCCCACTCGGCTGGCACGTCACGGGTACGCCGATTATCGGTGCCGTCGAACGCTTGAAGAAGGGCGAGGAGAAGCAACTCTCCGTCCTGCGCGACACCTACAACGTCCCCGAGGAGACGCTTTCGGACCTGGAGACGCCGATGGGCTTTGCTCGCTATTTTATCGAAGAGCACTACAAGAAGAACATGAAGGCGCTCGGCCTCTCTATCGACTGGCGTCGTGAGTTCACGACGAACGACGAGCGCTACTCGAAGTTCATCACGTGGCAGTACGAAACCCTGCGCGAGCGCGGGTTGTTGGAGAAGGGCCTCCACCCGGTCAAGTTCTGTACGAACGAGCAGAACCCGGTGACGACCCACGACTTGCTGGAGGGCGAAACTGCGGAGTTCCAAGAGTACACGCTGGTCAAGTTCCGCGACGGCGACACCGTGTTGCCGATGGCGACGCTGCGCCCGGAGACGGTTCACGGCGTCACGAACGCCTACGTCCAACCGGACGGCGAGTACCGCAGAGCCACCGTGGACGGCGAGGAGTGGATTGTCTCGGTCGAGGCAGTCGAAAAACTGCGCTTACAAGAGCGCGACGTAGAGGTCACCGAGGAACTGACGGGTGAAGCCCTGATTGGCACGTTCGTCACGAATCCCGTGACCGACGAGGAAGTCCTCATCCTGCCCGCCGATTTCGTGGACACCGACAACGCGACGGGCGTCGTCATGTCCGTCCCGGCCCACAGCCCAGACGACTGGGTGGCGCTCGCAGAGGCCAAAGCCGACACCGCGCGGATGGAAGCCTTTGGCATCGACCCCGCCGACGTCAAGGCCATCGAGCCGCGCGCTATCCTGACCGTGGAGGGCTACGGCGAGTTCCCCGCCAAAGACGCCGTCGAAGAACACGAGATTACGTCCTCGGACGACCCTGCACTGGAGAAGGCCACCAAAGAGGTCTACAACCGCGAGTTCCACGCCGGGAAGCTTTCTGACATGTACGGCGAGTACGCGGGCGAAATCGTCGAACACGTCCGCGACGACCTGAAAGCCCACTACCAGAGTCAGGGTGCCTTCGACGCGATGTACGAGTTCTCAGAGGAAGTTATCTGCCGGTGTGGCGGCGTTGTCGAAGTCGCCAAACAGGACACGTGGTTCCTGCGCTACAACGACGAAGACTGGAAACAGAAAACGAAAGAAGCCATCGCGGATTTGGACGCGATTCCAGAAAACACCCGCGAACAGTACCTGCACACGGTTGACTGGCTGAACGAGTGGCCGTGTATTCGCAACTACGGGCTGGGGACGCGCCTGCCGTGGGACACGGACTTCGTCATCGAGCCATTGTCCGATTCGACCATCTACATGGCGTACTACACCATCGCCCACCGCATCCAAGACGTGCCTCCAGAGGAACTCACCCGTGAGTTCTTCGACACCTTACTGCTCGGCGAGGGCGACAACAAGAAGGCCCTCAACCTGCGCGAGGAGTGGGATTACTGGTATCCCGTCGATTACCGGTGTTCGGGCAACGACCTGATTTCGAACCACCTGACGTTCTACTTGTTCCACCACGCAGAGCTGTTCGAGAAGCCAAATCAGCCGAAGGGCATCACCATCATGGGGATGGGGCTACTCGAAGGCGACAAGATGTCCTCCTCTAAGGGCCACGTCGTGTTGCCCGCAGAGGCCATCGAAGAGTATGGCGCGGACACCGTCCGGCTGTTCTTGCTCAACTCCGCAGAGCCGTGGCAGGACTACGACTGGCGCGCAGAGCAAGTCGAGTCCACGCGCAACCAGTTAGACCGCTTCTGGATGCGCGCCCAAGCGCTCATCGACGGCGACGAGGGCGAAAAAGACCTGAAGCACATCGACCGCTGGCTGCTCGCAAAGCTGCAGGACACGGTCGAGACGACGACCGAGGCGCTCGACCGCTTCGAGACGCGAACGGCGAGTCAGGCCGCCTTCTACAGCTTCGAGGAGAATCTGCGCTGGTACCGTCGCCGCGCGAATCTGGAACGCCCCGGCGCGACGTGGACGCTGCGGAAGGTGCTCGAAACCCGCCTGCGCCTGCTCGCGCCTATCGTCCCGTTCGTCACGAACGAACTGCACGAGCAGTTGACCGGAAAATCGGTCGAGGAGTCACCGTGGCCGAAAGTCGAATCCGAGTTCGTCCGCACGGAAACCGAAGTGCGCGAACAGCTAATCACACGGCTGACCGACGACATCCAAGACATCGTCAACGTCACGGACTCGAACCCGGAGACGATTCGCATCTACACCGCCGCCGACTGGAAGTACACCGTCTTCGACGAGGTCGTCGAGACGGGGACGAACATTGGCCAGGTGATGGGCAAGGTCATGCAACACGAGTCCCTGCGCGAGAAGGGCAATCAGGTCAACGACCTGGTGCAGAGTCTCGTAGATGTGGTTCGTGGACGCGACGACGACGTGCTCGCCGCGATGGCCGAATTGGACGAATTCGAGGTGTACGAGGACGCCGCGCGCTTCTTCAGCGCAGAGTTCGACGCGAACATCGAGATTTACCGCGAAGGCGAAGACGCCGTTGACCCGGCGGACAAAGCCCGCCACGCAGAGCCGTTCCGTCCGGCGATCCATCTGGAATAG
- a CDS encoding Hsp20/alpha crystallin family protein: protein MAMRKYNPFDELEEMFERMGRQFEDMPGKGMMGMSQIMVDVEERDEEFVLTADLPGFTREDIHLSVLGDRVSIKAEHEESMEEEDATYVKKERRHRTVRRSLHLPEDVNGDDAKASYKNGVLSVTLPKVAGATKGKQINID, encoded by the coding sequence ATGGCAATGCGAAAATACAACCCGTTTGACGAACTCGAAGAGATGTTTGAACGCATGGGACGCCAGTTCGAAGATATGCCCGGAAAAGGCATGATGGGCATGTCTCAGATTATGGTCGACGTAGAGGAACGCGACGAGGAGTTCGTCCTCACCGCAGACCTCCCCGGCTTCACCCGCGAAGACATCCATCTCTCGGTACTCGGTGACCGCGTGTCGATCAAAGCCGAACACGAGGAGTCGATGGAAGAAGAAGACGCGACCTACGTCAAAAAAGAGCGCCGCCACCGCACGGTTCGCCGCTCGCTGCATCTCCCAGAGGACGTAAACGGTGACGACGCGAAAGCGTCGTACAAAAACGGCGTCCTCTCGGTGACGCTGCCGAAGGTCGCTGGCGCGACGAAAGGCAAGCAGATCAACATCGACTAA
- the lpdA gene encoding dihydrolipoyl dehydrogenase, with protein sequence MVVGDIATGTDVLVIGAGPGGYVAAIRAGQLDLDVTIVEKDAYGGTCLNYGCIPSKALISATDVAHNAANAEDMGIHADPAVDMQGMVAWKDGVVNQLTGGVEKLMKANGVNLMQGTAEFAGENTVRVAHGGEGQGSESIEFDSCIIATGSRPFQIPGFEFDGEHVLSSRDALALDEIPEKLVVVGAGYIGMELSTVFAKLGTEVTIVEMLDDALPGYEPDVARVVKKKAEELGIEFHFGEAAKEWRKEADGMTVVTENKDGETSEFKADKTLVAVGRQPVSDTLNLEAVGLEPDEKGFLQTDDQCRTDVGHIYAIGDVAGEPMLAHKASKEGHVAAEVIAGEPSTLDYQAIPAAVFTDPEIGTVGMTQDEAKDAGFEPAVGKFPFMASGRALSTGHSDGFVRVVADEESGFILGGQIVGAEASELIAELALAIEMGATIEDLTATIHTHPTLAEAVMEAAANARGEAIHTLNR encoded by the coding sequence ATGGTCGTTGGAGACATCGCAACTGGGACGGACGTATTGGTTATCGGTGCGGGACCGGGCGGCTACGTGGCCGCCATCCGCGCCGGGCAACTCGACTTAGACGTGACGATAGTCGAAAAGGACGCCTACGGGGGAACCTGCCTGAACTACGGGTGTATCCCCTCGAAGGCGCTCATCTCCGCAACCGATGTGGCGCACAACGCCGCAAACGCAGAGGACATGGGCATCCACGCAGACCCCGCCGTCGACATGCAGGGCATGGTCGCGTGGAAAGACGGCGTCGTGAACCAACTCACCGGCGGCGTCGAGAAACTGATGAAAGCAAACGGCGTGAACCTCATGCAGGGCACCGCCGAGTTCGCTGGCGAGAACACCGTTCGCGTCGCCCACGGCGGCGAGGGACAGGGATCTGAGTCCATCGAGTTCGATTCGTGTATCATCGCAACCGGCTCGCGGCCGTTCCAGATTCCCGGCTTCGAGTTCGACGGCGAACACGTGCTGAGTTCGCGCGACGCTCTCGCGCTTGACGAGATTCCAGAGAAGCTCGTCGTCGTCGGCGCGGGCTACATCGGGATGGAACTCTCGACGGTGTTCGCCAAACTCGGCACCGAGGTCACCATCGTGGAGATGCTCGATGACGCGCTGCCCGGCTACGAACCGGACGTTGCCCGCGTGGTCAAGAAGAAAGCCGAGGAACTCGGCATCGAGTTCCACTTCGGCGAGGCCGCCAAAGAGTGGCGCAAAGAAGCAGACGGCATGACCGTCGTCACCGAGAACAAAGACGGCGAAACCTCGGAGTTCAAAGCCGACAAGACGCTCGTCGCCGTTGGCCGCCAGCCGGTCTCGGACACGCTCAACCTCGAAGCCGTCGGCCTCGAACCCGACGAGAAGGGCTTCCTCCAGACCGACGACCAGTGTCGCACCGACGTGGGTCACATCTACGCCATCGGCGACGTTGCCGGTGAGCCGATGCTCGCCCACAAAGCCTCGAAAGAGGGCCACGTCGCCGCCGAAGTCATCGCAGGCGAGCCGTCGACGCTCGACTATCAGGCCATCCCCGCCGCGGTGTTTACCGACCCCGAAATCGGAACCGTCGGCATGACCCAAGACGAGGCCAAAGACGCCGGCTTCGAGCCTGCCGTCGGCAAGTTCCCGTTCATGGCGAGCGGGCGCGCGCTCTCAACCGGCCACAGTGATGGGTTCGTCCGCGTCGTCGCAGACGAGGAGTCGGGCTTCATCCTCGGCGGCCAGATTGTGGGGGCGGAGGCCTCAGAGCTGATTGCCGAACTCGCGCTCGCCATTGAGATGGGCGCGACCATAGAAGACCTGACCGCGACGATTCACACCCACCCGACGCTCGCAGAAGCCGTGATGGAGGCCGCCGCAAACGCTCGCGGCGAGGCCATCCACACGCTGAACCGGTAG
- a CDS encoding dihydrolipoamide acetyltransferase family protein — protein sequence MVFEFKLPDVGEGLTEAEIVSWLVSEGDTVTEDMPVAEAETDKAVVEIPSPVNGTVREILAEAGEMVPVGNVIITFNVEGEDEPPVEAETETEEAEAEEPVEAEKAASNGESSAKGGRVFAAPSARRLARELGVDITTVVGSGPSGRVTDQDVRTAAEGGDDGAQAAEPEPEVESEPAPETTESTAGGSQAVSMQKVDREKTLAAPATRTLAKELDVDLNAVPEVEKREGQSFVTPEAVREYAEAQTAAKEADVAAIAETSKEDERVPYRGIRRTIGKQMERSKYTAPHVTHHDEIDVTDLVAMRADLKEEAESRGVKLSYMPFVMKAIVAGLKEFPYMNSMLDEEAEEIVLKKDYNIGVAVATDAGLMVPVVKGVDQKGMLQVSQEMNDLVEKARDRSIARSDMQGGTFTITNFGAIGGEYATPIINFPEVAILGLGAIKEKPRVVDGDVVPRHIMTISLSIDHRIIDGAVAAQFANTVKNYLENPALLLLE from the coding sequence ATGGTATTCGAATTCAAGCTCCCCGACGTTGGGGAAGGACTCACGGAAGCAGAAATCGTTAGCTGGCTCGTCTCCGAGGGTGACACCGTCACCGAAGACATGCCGGTTGCCGAAGCAGAGACGGACAAGGCAGTTGTCGAGATTCCCTCGCCCGTAAACGGAACCGTCAGAGAGATTCTCGCAGAGGCAGGCGAGATGGTTCCGGTTGGCAACGTCATCATCACATTCAACGTGGAGGGTGAAGACGAACCGCCAGTCGAAGCGGAGACGGAAACGGAAGAAGCAGAAGCCGAGGAACCAGTCGAAGCCGAAAAGGCCGCCTCGAACGGTGAATCGTCTGCCAAAGGCGGTCGCGTCTTCGCCGCACCGAGCGCCCGTCGTCTCGCCCGCGAACTCGGCGTCGACATCACGACAGTCGTCGGCTCAGGCCCGAGCGGTCGCGTGACCGACCAAGACGTTCGCACCGCCGCAGAAGGTGGTGATGACGGCGCACAGGCCGCCGAACCGGAGCCAGAAGTCGAGTCGGAGCCCGCTCCAGAGACCACTGAATCGACCGCAGGTGGTTCACAGGCCGTCTCGATGCAGAAAGTAGACCGCGAGAAGACGCTCGCTGCACCCGCGACGCGGACGCTTGCGAAGGAACTTGACGTCGACCTGAACGCCGTGCCAGAAGTCGAGAAACGCGAAGGCCAGTCGTTCGTGACGCCCGAGGCCGTCCGCGAGTACGCAGAGGCCCAAACCGCCGCCAAGGAGGCGGACGTGGCCGCAATCGCGGAAACGTCCAAAGAGGACGAGCGCGTGCCGTATCGGGGCATTCGCCGCACCATTGGCAAGCAGATGGAGCGTTCGAAGTACACCGCTCCGCACGTCACGCATCACGACGAAATCGACGTGACCGACCTCGTGGCGATGCGCGCAGACCTCAAAGAAGAGGCGGAGAGCCGCGGTGTCAAGCTCTCGTACATGCCGTTCGTCATGAAGGCCATCGTGGCCGGGCTGAAGGAGTTCCCGTACATGAACTCCATGCTCGACGAGGAGGCAGAGGAAATCGTCCTCAAGAAGGACTACAACATCGGCGTGGCCGTGGCGACGGACGCAGGCCTGATGGTTCCCGTCGTGAAAGGCGTAGACCAGAAGGGCATGCTGCAGGTGTCCCAAGAGATGAACGACCTCGTGGAAAAGGCACGCGACCGCTCGATTGCCCGCAGCGACATGCAGGGTGGGACGTTCACCATCACGAACTTCGGCGCAATCGGCGGCGAGTACGCGACGCCAATCATCAACTTCCCCGAAGTCGCCATCCTCGGACTCGGCGCAATCAAAGAAAAGCCCCGTGTGGTCGACGGCGACGTCGTGCCGCGCCACATCATGACGATTTCGCTCTCGATTGACCACCGCATCATCGACGGCGCGGTCGCGGCACAGTTTGCCAACACGGTCAAGAACTATCTGGAAAACCCCGCACTACTACTACTTGAATAA
- a CDS encoding alpha-ketoacid dehydrogenase subunit beta has protein sequence MSDTQNLTLVQAVRDGLKGEMERDDDVIVMGEDVGKNGGVFRATQGLWAEFGDDRVIDTPLAESGIVGSAIGMAAYGMKPVPEIQFLGFIYPAFDQIVSHAARLRTRSRGRYTCPMVVRAPYGGGIRAPEHHSESKEAFFSHEPGLKVVVPSTPYDTKGLLASAIRDPDPVIFLEPKLIYRAFREEVPNETYTVPLGKAATRREGTDVSVFTWGAMTRPTLEAADELSEEGIDVEVIDLRTLSPLDDEAIIESFKKTGRAAVVHEAPLTGGLGGEIAATIQEEALLYQEAPVKRITGFDTPFPLYALENYYLPQVARIKEGIKEAYEF, from the coding sequence ATGAGCGATACGCAAAATCTCACGCTTGTACAGGCGGTCCGCGACGGGCTGAAAGGCGAAATGGAACGCGACGACGATGTCATCGTGATGGGCGAGGACGTCGGGAAAAACGGCGGCGTCTTCCGCGCCACCCAAGGCCTGTGGGCCGAGTTCGGTGACGACCGCGTCATCGACACGCCGCTCGCAGAATCCGGCATCGTCGGGTCGGCCATCGGCATGGCCGCTTACGGCATGAAGCCGGTTCCCGAAATCCAGTTTCTTGGGTTCATCTATCCCGCCTTCGACCAGATTGTGAGCCACGCCGCCCGCCTCCGCACCCGGAGTCGCGGCCGGTACACCTGCCCGATGGTGGTTCGTGCGCCCTACGGTGGCGGCATCCGCGCTCCAGAACACCACTCTGAGTCGAAAGAAGCCTTCTTCTCGCACGAACCCGGCCTGAAGGTCGTCGTGCCTTCGACGCCGTACGACACGAAGGGGCTGCTCGCAAGCGCCATCCGCGACCCCGACCCAGTCATCTTCTTAGAGCCAAAGCTCATCTACCGCGCCTTCCGCGAGGAAGTGCCAAACGAGACGTACACCGTGCCACTCGGAAAGGCCGCCACCCGCCGCGAGGGGACGGACGTGTCCGTGTTCACGTGGGGTGCGATGACCCGACCAACGCTCGAAGCTGCAGACGAGCTGTCTGAAGAAGGCATCGACGTGGAGGTCATCGACCTCCGTACGCTCTCGCCGCTCGACGACGAGGCAATCATCGAATCGTTCAAGAAGACCGGCCGCGCGGCCGTCGTCCACGAGGCCCCGCTCACCGGCGGCCTCGGCGGCGAAATCGCCGCGACGATTCAGGAGGAGGCGCTCCTCTATCAGGAAGCGCCGGTAAAGCGCATCACCGGGTTCGACACGCCGTTCCCGCTCTACGCGCTCGAAAACTACTACCTCCCACAGGTGGCCCGTATCAAGGAAGGCATCAAAGAGGCCTACGAGTTCTAA